A region from the Pempheris klunzingeri isolate RE-2024b chromosome 17, fPemKlu1.hap1, whole genome shotgun sequence genome encodes:
- the hoxb4a gene encoding homeobox protein Hox-B4a: MAMSSYLINSNYVDPKFPPCEEYSQSDYLPNHSPDYYSSQRQEPTAFQPDSLYHHHQHLPHHQNQQQQQQQRAEPPYTPCQRAGQPASVVMSPRGHVLPPVGLQNTPVPEQSNRCNSVTPSPPPPQPCGQTPHSQSTSSPSSTRKDPVVYPWMKKVHVNIVSSNYTGGEPKRSRTAYTRQQVLELEKEFHYNRYLTRRRRVEIAHTLCLSERQIKIWFQNRRMKWKKDHKLPNTKVRSGTNNNTNSQALAGSQTRSGPL, encoded by the exons ATGGCCATGAGCTCCTATTTGATCAACTCCAACTATGTGGACCCGAAGTTCCCACCGTGCGAGGAATACTCACAGAGCGACTATCTGCCCAACCACTCTCCGGACTATTACAGCTCCCAGAGGCAGGAGCCTACTGCTTTTCAGCCGGACTCTCTCTACCACCACCATCAACACCTCCCACACCAccaaaaccagcagcagcagcagcagcagcgagccGAGCCGCCGTACACGCCGTGCCAGCGCGCAGGGCAGCCCGCTTCTGTGGTGATGTCCCCTCGGGGTCACGTCCTCCCCCCGGTCGGGCTGCAGAACACCCCCGTCCCGGAGCAGAGCAACCGCTGCAACTCGGTGACACCCAGCCCGCCTCCGCCACAGCCGTGCGGCCAAACGCCCCACAGCCAAAGCACTTCGTCCCCCTCTAGCACTCGCAAGGACCCCGTAGTCTACCCGTGGATGAAGAAAGTCCATGTAAACATCG TGAGTTCAAACTACACAGGGGGTGAGCCGAAACGCTCGCGGACGGCCTACACGCGCCAGCAGGTCCTGGAGCTTGAGAAGGAGTTCCATTACAACCGGTACCTGACGCGCAGGCGCAGGGTGGAGATTGCGCACACGCTGTGCCTGTCAGAGCGGCAGATCAAGATCTGGTTCCAGAACCGGAGGATGAAATGGAAGAAGGACCACAAGCTGCCCAACACTAAGGTCCGCTCCGGgaccaacaacaacacaaactccCAGGCTCTGGCCGGCTCCCAGACCCGCAGCGGACCCCTATAG